The following are from one region of the Leptospira yasudae genome:
- a CDS encoding UvrD-helicase domain-containing protein, translating to MKQSRPYPLKSSFIEASAGTGKTYTIMEIVGDLVLEHKIPLTQILILTFTEKAAGELKERLRKKLLQAGLTKEAKELDQVTIATIHGFCNMILQEYPVETETPSQWILTDSKERLEAALYKLQHEEWKPWVAPEDLEHFLSSSDYKLQKENILTAASKLLGGKRYPYRNDQTPMNAETFAQKTALIAADMVEREFQTGEWMSYDRMILKTRDSLQNAHLLQALQSRYQIGILDEFQDTDRVQYEIFSRLFLEPNGNETSKRALYLIGDPKQSIYGFRGADIGTYLQAEQELKSHQAVEIPLNVNYRSVPELISAYNEIFGGKTGERSFFPIVERGFESTPIDYKPVQPPENDFKILLSDKHKQGPIHIVRFQGREFWKTDDAKSAWAQFIAEEILKLTDETKPFQYLVSNAETAKDKFEEKKLNFREIAVLVRGKAEGKLVEQSLKLRGIPCSFYKQEGIYQSPESYQISNILECLLDPNKPSSYRKLLLGDLFQVHPEHLSAFDEHSIDSYEKTTLDRWKTFAIDRKFAELFRSIEEDSRIFLTEEATDIDWERKRTNYRQIFRKLLQFQIVNQADLEEILEELKRLQSGSKSEEELPLFEKETEKDAVQILTLHASKGLEWPVVFLFNLSANFIPDVYDYPYLENGERFWKLSLWDKEDEIDTGKKEYSYQSWNENKRLLYVGITRPKARLYLPFYTPVNHVKTRDSAYYKILYPRLAHILENDPDPNLFTSVVWTQQPFDQSDPSKRNTIANEELSFSPLLHQESEHPKTIQLHSYSSLRTRANVTSEAIAVSTLEETRAFKSDDAEDIGDLIVDALPSSAATGSFLHVLLEESDFSKFKVDHPKRILNDEKILSRMNHHLEFFPISGTQRKNTNVEKEIYRQRAAEILWNSLNANVPLPGGAAFQLADIAKENRISEMDFHLDLDPQRSGPGNFLKGSIDLVFQIGDRFYLADYKSNLLDDYSPESLKRNVENAESRYDLQRDIYAMILYEYLKSVFGQNEALQKLGGVYYFFLRGMKAATNSGIYCDFDWDAKRISQIRENVRELTSIRWGDGL from the coding sequence ATGAAACAATCGCGTCCTTATCCATTGAAATCCAGTTTTATCGAAGCTTCCGCGGGAACCGGTAAGACATATACGATTATGGAAATCGTGGGCGATCTCGTCTTAGAACATAAGATTCCTCTGACTCAAATCCTGATCCTCACGTTTACCGAAAAAGCGGCGGGCGAACTCAAAGAACGACTGAGAAAAAAACTTCTCCAGGCCGGCCTTACAAAAGAAGCGAAGGAACTCGATCAGGTTACGATCGCGACTATACACGGTTTTTGTAATATGATTCTTCAGGAATATCCGGTCGAAACGGAAACTCCTTCCCAGTGGATTCTCACCGATTCGAAGGAACGTCTCGAGGCGGCCTTATACAAACTCCAACACGAGGAATGGAAACCTTGGGTCGCGCCCGAGGATCTCGAACACTTCCTTTCTTCCTCGGATTATAAATTACAAAAAGAGAATATTCTTACCGCGGCTTCCAAACTACTCGGAGGCAAACGATATCCGTATCGCAACGACCAAACTCCGATGAACGCCGAAACCTTCGCACAAAAGACCGCTTTGATCGCCGCGGACATGGTCGAGCGGGAATTTCAAACGGGAGAATGGATGAGTTACGATCGGATGATTCTCAAAACCAGAGATTCTCTGCAAAACGCACATCTTCTCCAAGCGCTGCAAAGCCGTTATCAAATCGGAATCTTGGACGAATTTCAGGATACGGATCGGGTTCAATACGAAATTTTTTCCCGGCTTTTCCTGGAACCGAACGGAAACGAAACTTCCAAACGTGCGTTGTATCTGATCGGAGATCCGAAACAATCCATCTACGGTTTTCGAGGAGCGGATATAGGAACGTATCTTCAAGCCGAACAGGAATTGAAATCGCACCAAGCGGTCGAAATTCCGCTGAACGTCAATTATAGATCCGTTCCCGAGCTGATCTCCGCTTACAACGAAATCTTCGGGGGTAAAACGGGAGAACGGAGTTTTTTCCCGATCGTAGAACGAGGTTTCGAATCCACTCCGATCGATTATAAACCCGTACAACCTCCCGAAAACGATTTCAAAATTTTGTTAAGCGACAAGCACAAACAAGGCCCGATTCACATCGTTCGTTTCCAAGGCAGAGAATTTTGGAAAACGGACGACGCAAAAAGCGCCTGGGCTCAGTTCATCGCGGAAGAAATTCTCAAGCTGACGGACGAAACTAAACCGTTCCAATATCTTGTTTCAAACGCGGAAACAGCAAAGGACAAATTCGAAGAAAAGAAACTGAACTTTCGCGAGATCGCTGTTTTAGTGAGAGGAAAGGCCGAAGGAAAACTCGTAGAACAATCCTTAAAACTCAGAGGGATTCCCTGTTCCTTCTACAAGCAGGAAGGGATCTATCAATCTCCCGAATCGTATCAGATCTCGAACATCTTGGAATGTTTATTGGATCCGAACAAACCTTCCTCCTATCGCAAACTCTTGTTAGGCGATCTTTTCCAGGTTCATCCGGAACATCTTTCCGCATTTGACGAACATTCCATCGACTCGTATGAAAAGACGACCTTGGATCGATGGAAAACCTTCGCCATTGATCGCAAGTTTGCGGAGTTATTCCGATCGATCGAAGAAGACAGCAGAATCTTTTTAACGGAAGAAGCGACGGACATCGACTGGGAACGAAAACGAACGAACTACAGACAGATCTTCCGCAAACTTCTTCAGTTCCAAATCGTAAACCAAGCGGACCTCGAGGAAATATTGGAGGAATTAAAACGACTTCAAAGCGGTTCGAAAAGCGAAGAGGAATTGCCTCTTTTCGAAAAGGAAACCGAAAAGGACGCGGTTCAAATTCTCACTTTGCACGCGTCCAAAGGATTGGAGTGGCCCGTCGTATTCTTATTCAATCTTTCCGCGAATTTTATCCCCGACGTTTACGATTATCCGTATCTGGAAAACGGAGAACGGTTTTGGAAACTCAGCCTCTGGGACAAAGAAGACGAGATCGATACGGGCAAAAAAGAATATTCGTATCAATCCTGGAACGAAAACAAACGACTTTTGTATGTGGGAATCACGCGCCCCAAAGCGAGGCTTTATCTTCCTTTTTACACTCCCGTAAATCACGTCAAAACGAGAGATTCAGCATATTATAAAATTCTTTATCCTCGACTCGCGCATATCCTGGAAAACGATCCCGATCCGAATCTCTTTACGAGCGTTGTATGGACGCAACAACCTTTCGATCAAAGCGATCCGAGCAAACGCAATACGATCGCAAACGAGGAACTTTCTTTTTCGCCGTTGCTCCATCAGGAATCGGAACATCCGAAGACGATCCAACTCCACAGTTATTCCTCTTTGCGGACCAGAGCGAACGTAACATCCGAGGCGATCGCCGTTTCAACCTTGGAAGAAACGAGAGCCTTCAAGTCGGACGACGCGGAAGACATCGGAGATCTGATCGTGGACGCGCTTCCCTCTTCCGCGGCGACGGGATCGTTTCTACACGTTCTTTTGGAGGAATCCGATTTTTCAAAATTCAAAGTCGATCATCCGAAACGAATTCTAAACGACGAGAAAATTCTTTCCAGAATGAATCATCACCTTGAATTCTTTCCGATCTCGGGGACACAAAGAAAAAATACGAACGTCGAAAAGGAAATCTATCGCCAAAGGGCCGCCGAAATTCTCTGGAATTCCTTAAACGCGAACGTTCCGCTCCCCGGAGGCGCTGCGTTTCAACTCGCGGATATCGCGAAAGAAAATCGGATTTCGGAAATGGACTTTCATCTGGATCTGGATCCGCAAAGAAGCGGGCCGGGAAATTTTCTGAAAGGTTCGATCGATTTGGTTTTTCAAATCGGCGATCGATTTTATCTCGCGGACTATAAATCGAACCTGCTTGACGATTATTCTCCCGAATCGTTAAAACGAAACGTAGAAAACGCGGAAAGCAGATACGATCTGCAACGAGATATCTACGCGATGATTCTTTATGAATATCTGAAGAGCGTATTCGGTCAGAACGAAGCGCTTCAAAAACTCGGAGGAGTGTATTACTTCTTTCTAAGAGGAATGAAGGCCGCAACGAACTCGGGAATTTATTGCGACTTCGATTGGGATGCGAAAAGAATTTCGCAAATACGGGAAAACGTCCGCGAACTGACTTCGATCCGCT
- a CDS encoding exodeoxyribonuclease V subunit gamma, protein MLVIRRPRRKRLSITHITSLSLEDIAVELSKNILSERKRFPLHAPVIVVPSTNMKLWLNLNLSRIDGLSANLRFLFLEKALEEYYHLRSDLNYDPFERAFPSQEANQRKILTHLIENKNAEETKFLRSYLSGVSRAFFLSAKLTSLYKDYELNRSSWIQNWAKEKGFEIPSISRRPTPFPKEDEYYLFQKKLYQNVFLRSKEPSTLVQFLLQESKKKPKSSPSNFPSLHLFCLSNLADTYLGILESLSTTDKLPIYLYQFHTGATKTIRAEITDPERWASPQIHLAARMTGVQGAISKHLENSHSYPKRLGLLRKFLAGEERATNVYDEKEDASVRFWNAPSPYREMECVANDILHKMNRDPSLTYLDFAILVTDMKTYRPAVEWVFDGGILLQTKETSDPIRKKIPYSLTDIKANDASLLYRGLIHFWEICSGNSIDKNGLLKLLRNPLLQNKIRLHPQTILDLETLIETSGIQYEESGREKDSFQISNGLKRIRLSSILSDDTAWNKFKIAPIRIQSEENSSVLTIFWEKILRAKNEILSMPAPQDKTVRWTSDYLRHVRSALEELFEFTEEYEQEGKLFQSWLESLSEWEGILLQNQEEGISLLRFVTEQIFDQIPYRKGAYLTGGVTISLLQPMRPIPFRHVYILGLGEGKFPGSNDRSQLNLRKDHKEDWDISRREIQESLLWETIHSAKESLTFSYVGKNLQEDKTFEPCSHLFEIMEAMRIKEAVKLPLHSYSIKYEHTTEGLEQGLVSYDFARVWVNGNRKDHPVLTRFQDPNELVKNEIEFSRSGVDVRELSQFLSDPLDTYLKRKLGMYLDEDETGKDEKEPFDLDAIAEATLLKKVHALMMPSLVADKPWDWTREKISEALSPILEKEKISAQFPQSVFGKIQETDLVDYLETTSKLLSEWKPLFQGGTYYPYLSLGDTGLPDAICKKLPELKVPLDDGSVSLKGEWEHVIEKDGNLYWLFSKSLEERPSDDYFGYKDYWKVMSFPFLTGVAFASSNENFKIYSFKPRPKEESKKKNSLELQYEIESSDLGVEYLAKILMDYLKKEPVFFPRRAFLNYYVKNIQGGTGKNKSPDRSAKFDDESAWIDFLKEELSSVKEGLSPLVKLYPKTPDLILKSRIAWAKNFYKPLLDWKKDL, encoded by the coding sequence ATGCTCGTAATTCGGAGACCGCGGAGAAAACGTTTGTCCATCACTCATATCACAAGTCTATCGCTCGAAGACATCGCGGTCGAACTTTCCAAAAACATCCTATCGGAACGAAAACGATTTCCGCTTCACGCTCCCGTGATCGTCGTTCCGAGTACGAACATGAAACTCTGGTTGAATCTGAATTTGTCCCGGATCGACGGACTTTCCGCCAATCTCCGTTTTTTATTTCTCGAAAAAGCTTTGGAGGAATACTATCATCTTCGATCGGATTTGAATTACGATCCGTTCGAGCGCGCTTTTCCGAGTCAGGAAGCCAATCAAAGAAAGATCCTTACGCATCTGATCGAAAACAAAAACGCAGAAGAAACGAAATTTCTGCGTTCGTATCTCAGCGGAGTATCCCGCGCATTTTTCCTCAGCGCAAAGCTGACTTCGCTTTATAAAGATTACGAATTAAACCGATCTTCCTGGATTCAAAACTGGGCAAAGGAAAAAGGTTTCGAAATTCCCTCGATCTCGCGCCGTCCGACTCCGTTTCCGAAAGAGGACGAATATTATCTTTTTCAAAAGAAGTTGTATCAAAACGTTTTCCTGCGATCGAAAGAACCGAGCACGCTCGTTCAATTTCTCTTACAAGAATCGAAAAAGAAACCGAAATCTTCCCCTTCGAACTTTCCTTCGTTACATCTCTTTTGTTTGTCCAATCTCGCGGATACGTATTTAGGAATCTTGGAATCGCTTTCTACAACGGACAAACTCCCGATCTATCTCTATCAATTTCATACGGGCGCGACAAAGACGATTCGCGCGGAAATCACCGATCCGGAACGATGGGCATCTCCGCAGATTCATCTCGCCGCAAGAATGACAGGAGTTCAAGGAGCGATTTCCAAACATCTGGAGAATTCACATTCGTATCCGAAAAGGCTGGGATTACTTCGGAAATTTCTCGCTGGAGAAGAAAGAGCGACTAACGTGTACGATGAGAAAGAGGACGCTTCGGTTCGTTTTTGGAACGCGCCTTCTCCGTATCGGGAAATGGAATGCGTCGCAAACGACATTCTCCATAAGATGAATCGCGACCCGAGTCTGACGTATCTCGACTTTGCGATTCTTGTCACCGATATGAAAACGTATCGACCCGCCGTCGAATGGGTGTTTGACGGAGGAATTCTTTTGCAGACGAAGGAAACGAGCGATCCGATCCGCAAAAAAATCCCCTATTCCTTGACCGATATCAAAGCGAACGACGCTTCGCTCTTGTATCGAGGATTGATTCATTTTTGGGAGATTTGTTCGGGAAACTCCATCGATAAGAACGGACTTCTCAAACTTTTAAGAAACCCTCTTCTGCAAAATAAAATCCGTCTTCATCCGCAAACGATTTTGGATCTGGAAACTCTGATCGAAACTTCGGGAATTCAATACGAGGAATCGGGAAGAGAAAAAGATTCATTCCAAATTTCGAATGGACTCAAACGCATTCGTCTTTCCTCCATTCTTTCGGATGATACCGCTTGGAACAAATTCAAGATCGCTCCGATCCGTATTCAATCCGAGGAGAATTCTTCCGTTCTTACGATCTTTTGGGAAAAAATTCTGCGCGCAAAAAACGAGATTCTTTCCATGCCCGCGCCTCAGGACAAAACCGTTCGATGGACTTCCGATTATCTGAGGCACGTTCGTTCCGCGCTCGAAGAACTCTTCGAGTTCACGGAAGAATACGAACAGGAAGGAAAATTATTTCAGAGCTGGCTGGAATCGCTTTCCGAATGGGAAGGAATCCTTTTACAAAATCAAGAAGAAGGAATCTCGCTCCTTCGATTTGTCACCGAACAGATCTTCGATCAGATCCCGTATCGCAAGGGAGCGTATCTCACCGGCGGCGTGACGATTTCTCTTCTCCAGCCGATGCGTCCGATTCCGTTCCGACACGTTTATATCCTCGGACTCGGCGAAGGGAAGTTTCCCGGTTCGAACGATCGTTCCCAACTCAATCTAAGAAAGGATCACAAAGAGGATTGGGATATTTCCAGAAGAGAAATTCAGGAATCCCTTCTCTGGGAAACGATCCATTCCGCAAAAGAATCGTTAACCTTCAGTTACGTAGGCAAGAATCTGCAGGAAGACAAAACATTCGAACCCTGTTCCCATCTTTTCGAGATCATGGAAGCGATGCGAATCAAAGAAGCCGTCAAACTGCCACTGCATTCGTATAGTATAAAATACGAACATACCACCGAAGGACTCGAACAAGGCCTTGTGAGCTACGACTTCGCAAGAGTATGGGTGAACGGAAACAGAAAGGATCACCCCGTTCTTACGAGATTTCAGGATCCGAACGAGCTCGTTAAAAACGAAATCGAATTCTCCCGCTCGGGGGTGGACGTACGCGAACTTTCCCAATTTTTGAGCGATCCTCTCGACACGTATCTCAAACGGAAACTCGGAATGTATTTGGACGAGGACGAAACGGGGAAAGACGAAAAAGAACCGTTCGATTTGGACGCGATCGCCGAAGCGACTCTATTAAAAAAAGTGCATGCACTTATGATGCCGAGTTTGGTCGCAGACAAACCTTGGGATTGGACGCGGGAAAAAATTTCGGAAGCATTATCCCCGATTCTTGAAAAAGAAAAAATTTCCGCGCAGTTTCCCCAATCCGTGTTCGGCAAGATTCAAGAAACCGATCTCGTGGATTATTTGGAAACGACGAGTAAACTTCTTTCCGAATGGAAGCCCCTCTTTCAAGGGGGAACGTATTATCCCTACTTGAGTTTAGGCGACACGGGACTACCCGATGCAATCTGTAAAAAACTTCCCGAGTTGAAAGTCCCTTTGGACGACGGTTCGGTTTCTCTCAAAGGCGAATGGGAACACGTCATCGAAAAAGACGGAAATTTATATTGGCTCTTTTCCAAGAGTTTGGAAGAAAGACCGAGCGACGATTATTTCGGTTATAAGGATTATTGGAAGGTGATGAGCTTTCCGTTTTTAACCGGAGTCGCGTTCGCTTCGTCCAACGAAAACTTCAAGATCTATTCCTTCAAACCGCGCCCGAAAGAAGAATCCAAAAAGAAGAATTCTCTCGAACTTCAATACGAAATCGAAAGCTCCGATCTCGGAGTCGAATACCTTGCGAAAATTCTAATGGACTACCTGAAAAAAGAACCGGTCTTTTTCCCGAGAAGAGCCTTTCTCAATTATTACGTTAAAAACATCCAAGGCGGAACGGGCAAAAATAAATCCCCGGATCGATCGGCAAAGTTCGACGACGAATCCGCGTGGATCGATTTTCTCAAAGAGGAACTGAGTTCCGTGAAGGAAGGACTTTCTCCTCTCGTAAAACTTTATCCGAAAACTCCGGATTTGATTCTGAAATCCCGAATCGCTTGGGCTAAGAATTTCTACAAACCGCTTCTGGATTGGAAAAAGGATCTATGA
- a CDS encoding RecQ family ATP-dependent DNA helicase, with amino-acid sequence MTSLTPIKALFGISEFRTSQERIISDILAGKNCLVIMPTGMGKSICYQIPALAMDGLTIVLSPLIALMQDQVSKLKKLGIDACYINSSLSKEERLQSYENLKRGKYKIVYVSPERFRKKEFLDSLQERKISLLAVDEAHCISQWGHDFRPDYTKIAEFREILRFPTTIALTATATLEIQKDVILQMGLKESEIEIYNEGICRPNLFLDVRTFVDEPSKSDAILDLLKRQKKSTVVYFNLIQNLQKFSEKLDVQKIPHRIYHGRLAPDQRKKVQNQFLKSDDTILLATNAFGMGVDKPNIRTIVHAELPSSLESYYQEIGRAGRDGQASDCHVFYNQDDLTVLMDFIEWQNPDAAFIARAYQTMQRLGEKLSSIEYDELQSLIVHKNRGDHRLQTVLNLFERHGVTSGELDKNSLKLETSLPAVLCSAEELELRKKTSLKRLYQMLLYLKSERCRREFVYEYFDAPFTKCGNCDVCKNSTVN; translated from the coding sequence ATGACTTCTTTGACTCCGATCAAAGCCCTTTTCGGAATTTCCGAGTTTCGAACTTCTCAAGAGAGAATCATTTCGGACATTCTTGCGGGAAAGAATTGTCTCGTCATCATGCCGACCGGAATGGGGAAGTCGATCTGTTATCAGATTCCCGCTCTTGCAATGGACGGTCTTACGATCGTTCTTTCACCTTTGATTGCGTTGATGCAGGATCAGGTTTCCAAATTAAAGAAGCTCGGAATCGACGCGTGTTACATCAACTCCTCTCTTTCCAAAGAGGAACGTCTTCAAAGTTACGAGAATCTAAAACGCGGCAAATACAAGATCGTATACGTTTCACCGGAACGATTCCGTAAAAAGGAATTTTTGGATTCTCTTCAGGAACGGAAGATTTCCCTTCTTGCGGTCGACGAAGCTCATTGTATCAGTCAATGGGGACACGACTTCAGACCGGATTACACGAAGATCGCGGAGTTCAGGGAAATTCTACGCTTCCCGACGACGATCGCGTTAACCGCAACCGCAACGCTCGAAATTCAAAAAGACGTGATTCTTCAGATGGGACTGAAGGAATCGGAGATCGAAATCTACAACGAAGGGATCTGCCGCCCGAATCTGTTTTTGGACGTCCGCACCTTCGTCGACGAACCTTCCAAATCGGACGCGATTCTCGATTTGCTAAAACGACAAAAGAAAAGCACCGTCGTTTATTTTAACCTCATCCAAAATCTGCAGAAGTTCAGCGAAAAACTCGACGTTCAAAAAATTCCGCATCGTATCTATCACGGACGTTTGGCTCCCGATCAAAGAAAGAAGGTTCAGAATCAGTTTTTAAAATCCGACGATACGATTCTTCTTGCGACGAACGCGTTCGGAATGGGAGTCGATAAACCGAACATACGCACGATCGTTCACGCCGAACTTCCTTCTTCTTTGGAAAGTTATTATCAGGAAATCGGAAGGGCGGGAAGAGACGGCCAGGCTTCCGATTGTCACGTGTTTTACAATCAGGACGACCTAACGGTGCTGATGGATTTTATCGAGTGGCAAAATCCGGACGCGGCTTTTATCGCAAGGGCGTATCAAACCATGCAGCGTCTTGGAGAGAAATTATCTTCGATCGAATACGACGAACTTCAGTCCTTGATCGTTCATAAAAATCGGGGCGATCATCGACTACAGACGGTTCTCAATCTGTTCGAAAGACACGGTGTCACTTCGGGAGAGTTGGATAAGAATTCCTTAAAGTTGGAAACTTCTTTACCGGCCGTTCTTTGTTCCGCCGAAGAACTCGAACTTAGAAAGAAGACGAGCTTGAAACGTTTGTATCAGATGCTCCTTTATTTAAAATCGGAACGATGCAGAAGGGAATTCGTCTACGAATACTTCGACGCTCCGTTTACGAAATGCGGCAACTGCGACGTTTGTAAAAATTCCACCGTAAATTGA